A stretch of DNA from Staphylococcus sp. KG4-3:
CAAGAGGGTATATCAGCAACGGATGCTACAGTCAAAACACTTCAAGATTATGTGAAACAAGACGTTGCACCATACAAATATCCACGTGCTATAGAGTTTGTAGAAGACTTACCTAAAACAAACTCAGGTAAGATTAGACGTATTGAATTAAGAGAAGCAGAAAAGAATAAATAATTCAGTCATTAAACAAAATCGCTTGTCACTTTTATTAAAGGTTTTGTAGTTAATAATATTACAAGTTTCTTTTTCTGGCGTCATCATGTAGAAAATATAAATTTGTAAAAGGAGATTTTTATTTGAGTATAAATAAAGATTTCAAAATTTATGAGATTATATTTATCATTATTGCAATTATTTTTATTGTCATTAATTGTTTAGGTCTTTTTGAAGTTATTTATTTTACAAATAATGCCCAGATTATCTTTCAAGCGATATTCTTAGTATCTATTGGTATAGCTTATATAAGAAAGTCTAAAGTGGTAGGAGTATTATTTATAATTGCTAGCATCTTATTTATTACAAGTATTTTATGATGATTTTAAAATTAAAATAATACAAAAAAGGAACTCGAGACGTTTATTTACGCCTCGGGTTCCTTTTTGTATAGGTACTATAGAGTTAGTAAGTCCGTATAGGACGCTAGTGTTAATTATTCATGCGTTACAGCTCAAATAACACTTGAAAATTTCTAATTTTAAAAGAGTATTGATTCAATAATTATTGGAATGAAGCACCAATTAATGCAAAGCCTACTAAGATAATTAAATAGACAATTGACCATATAATTGCTGACTTTTTAGAAAAACGATTTGTAGCTAGGAGCATTACGCCAAATACATAAGCGCCTATAAGTGTTTGTAAGTTGAATGCACTAAGAAAGCTGTTGCCTTTATCAAAAATATTGAGACTTGTTATGACATAGTCCGTTGGTGACAAGCCTGCAATCCATTGAATTAAAATCACGATAAGTCCAATTACACTAGTGATAACTGTATAGCTTAATGTAGCTGAAAAAATAGATTTAGCACTAGCATCAGATTTCATGATTTTTGAAATTAATAGGAAAATAACAAATGTAATACCGATGCCGATGATGCCACCAACAATGCCACCAATGATTCCGGTGATTTGCCCTATAGCTTTCGTTTGTTCAAGCTCTTGTCCACTTAAACCAGTATCTTTAAACAATGTATCATAGTCAATTAAACTACTACTAATTATGGTAGATAGTATCACAACGACAATAGCAATAAGTAGTTTTAATGTCCATTTAGGATTAGTTCTTAAATTTGAAAAATGTTGAGCTAACGGTAATTTAGATGTTTCCATATGTATATTGCCTCCTAAGTGTATCTTTTTAAAAAGCATAACACGTGCTACAATATATTAAAACAACTTAATAAAAATTAATCAAATACAAATAAAAATTTTAATTATGATGTAAAATCAGTTTTTTGTTAACATTTTATTATTGGGTTTTAATTGCTAATTTATGATATTTCGTATATTTATTATTGTGGGTAG
This window harbors:
- a CDS encoding YIP1 family protein: METSKLPLAQHFSNLRTNPKWTLKLLIAIVVVILSTIISSSLIDYDTLFKDTGLSGQELEQTKAIGQITGIIGGIVGGIIGIGITFVIFLLISKIMKSDASAKSIFSATLSYTVITSVIGLIVILIQWIAGLSPTDYVITSLNIFDKGNSFLSAFNLQTLIGAYVFGVMLLATNRFSKKSAIIWSIVYLIILVGFALIGASFQ